A genomic segment from Pseudoalteromonas aliena SW19 encodes:
- the ilvG gene encoding acetolactate synthase 2 catalytic subunit: protein MTGAELTIDLLTKHGVNEVFGYPGGAIMPIYDALYGAPVKHYLTRHEQGAGFAAVGYARSTRKLGVCFATSGPGATNLITALADAMMDSVPLLAITGQVPTAAIGSDAFQEIDVLGMSLSCTKHSYMVERAEDLAEILQEAIHLAQSGRPGPVLVDIPKDIQMAQVPFKPWLAADEYLPELDLKQVAIANQLLSEAKQPVAYVGGGVQAADAQDELMQFLNKTQMPAVSTLKALGSVLPDYEHYLGMLGMHGGQAANIAVQECDVLVCIGARFDDRVTGNLAKFAAKAKVIHLDIDAAEVGKRKPAKASLIADLKTSLPALECFVTPKAWCDTNKEMNIKHAWRYDYPGEKVYAPYLLNQLSQRMPKTGVVCCDVGQHQMWVAQHMKFTHPSNHLSSGGAGTMGFGLPAAIGAQVARPDDFVITVSGDGSIMMNIQELATIRRNNLPVKILILDNQRLGMVRQWQELFFEGRYSETDLSDNPDFVQLAAVFGIPGQTITHANQVDDAITALVNSKGPYIVHACIDNKENVWPLVPPGAANDEMMTEKAQ from the coding sequence ATGACAGGCGCAGAACTAACAATCGATTTATTGACCAAACACGGCGTAAATGAAGTATTTGGCTACCCAGGCGGAGCTATTATGCCAATTTACGATGCGCTGTATGGTGCGCCAGTCAAACACTACCTTACTCGCCATGAGCAAGGTGCAGGGTTTGCCGCTGTTGGTTATGCTCGCAGTACGCGTAAATTAGGCGTGTGCTTTGCAACATCGGGCCCAGGTGCAACTAACTTAATAACAGCCCTTGCTGATGCGATGATGGACTCAGTTCCGTTGTTAGCGATCACCGGCCAAGTGCCTACTGCAGCCATTGGATCTGATGCATTTCAAGAAATAGATGTACTAGGTATGTCGCTTTCGTGTACTAAACATAGCTACATGGTAGAACGAGCTGAAGACTTAGCAGAGATATTACAAGAAGCTATCCATTTAGCGCAAAGCGGCCGACCAGGTCCCGTACTTGTCGATATCCCAAAAGATATTCAAATGGCGCAAGTCCCTTTTAAGCCTTGGCTTGCAGCTGATGAATACTTACCAGAGTTAGATTTAAAGCAAGTTGCTATTGCTAACCAACTGTTGAGTGAGGCTAAACAGCCTGTAGCGTATGTAGGCGGTGGTGTACAAGCTGCTGATGCGCAAGACGAGTTAATGCAGTTTTTAAACAAAACGCAGATGCCAGCTGTATCAACACTTAAAGCGCTAGGCAGTGTGTTACCAGATTACGAGCATTACTTAGGTATGTTAGGTATGCATGGTGGTCAAGCTGCTAATATTGCGGTGCAAGAATGTGATGTACTTGTATGTATAGGTGCACGCTTTGATGATCGCGTAACAGGTAACTTAGCTAAATTTGCAGCTAAAGCAAAAGTAATCCATTTAGATATAGATGCCGCTGAAGTTGGTAAACGAAAACCTGCTAAAGCCTCATTAATTGCTGATTTAAAAACGTCGTTACCCGCACTTGAGTGCTTTGTAACACCTAAAGCCTGGTGTGACACAAATAAAGAAATGAATATTAAGCACGCGTGGCGTTACGACTACCCAGGTGAGAAGGTATATGCACCGTACTTGTTAAACCAATTGAGCCAACGCATGCCAAAAACGGGTGTTGTGTGTTGCGATGTTGGTCAACACCAAATGTGGGTAGCACAACACATGAAGTTTACTCACCCGAGTAATCATTTAAGCAGTGGTGGTGCAGGTACAATGGGCTTTGGTTTACCTGCGGCTATTGGCGCGCAGGTAGCACGCCCTGATGACTTTGTTATTACTGTGTCGGGTGATGGCTCAATAATGATGAATATTCAAGAATTGGCCACTATTCGCCGTAATAATTTACCTGTAAAAATATTAATTTTAGATAATCAGCGCTTGGGTATGGTTCGCCAATGGCAGGAACTATTTTTTGAAGGGCGTTACTCTGAAACTGACCTTTCGGATAATCCAGATTTTGTTCAATTAGCTGCTGTATTTGGTATTCCTGGGCAAACAATTACCCACGCGAACCAAGTTGATGATGCTATTACAGCATTAGTTAACAGTAAAGGCCCGTACATAGTACATGCCTGTATTGATAATAAAGAAAACGTTTGGCCACTTGTACCACCTGGGGCTGCTAACGACGAAATGATGACGGAGAAAGCACAATGA
- the ilvM gene encoding acetolactate synthase 2 small subunit, whose product MKHSLTIALKSQSIAVERFLRVVRHRGFDLTHFQLNMDDGLYNVVMTVDSDKPIHLLTSQLNKLVDVKEVTLQNLQHQQAV is encoded by the coding sequence ATGAAACATAGCCTAACTATTGCATTAAAAAGCCAAAGTATAGCGGTAGAGCGCTTTTTACGCGTTGTGCGTCATCGTGGTTTTGACCTCACGCATTTTCAGCTCAATATGGATGATGGCTTATACAATGTGGTCATGACGGTAGATAGTGATAAACCTATTCACCTATTAACCAGCCAGCTAAACAAGCTGGTGGATGTAAAAGAAGTCACTTTACAAAATTTACAGCACCAACAGGCTGTGTAA
- the ilvD gene encoding dihydroxy-acid dehydratase has protein sequence MAKLRSATTTEGRKRAGARALWRATGMTDSDFGKPIIAVVNSFTQFVPGHVHLNQLSELMGETITQAGGVPKEFNTIAIDDGIAMGHGGMLYSLPSRDLIADSVEYMVNGHCADAMICISNCDKITPGMMLAALRLNIPVIFVSGGPMEAGKTKLANIDIKLDLVDAMVKGADESVSDADSEQVERSACPTCGSCSGMFTANSMNCLLEAIGLALPGNGTTLATHKDRKQLYVEAGARIVDLCREYYQKDNQDVLPRAIANKTAFMNAMVVDIAMGGSSNTVLHLLAAAQEAGVDFDMSHIDALSRKTPFLCKVAPATPEYHIEDVHRAGGMMAVVRELGKAGLVDMSVNHVAGSTMAELVKKWDATDPTNEAARKFYRAGPAGIRTTKAMSQECRWDEGDNDRVNGCIRSVEHAFRQDGGLAVLSGNLAVDGCVVKSAGVVDEMLHFEGTAVVYESQDDSVEGILNNEVKAGDVVVIRYEGPKGGPGMQEMLYPTSYLKSKGLAEKCALITDGRFSGGTSGLSIGHVSPEAASGGAIAYVENGDKIIIDIATREITLALSDEELEARKQKQLARGKMAYKPVDRERYVSSALKAYALLATSADKGAVRDLAKLEALS, from the coding sequence ATGGCTAAATTAAGAAGTGCAACAACAACTGAAGGACGTAAACGTGCAGGCGCAAGAGCATTATGGCGCGCAACAGGTATGACAGACTCTGATTTTGGTAAACCGATTATTGCCGTAGTTAACTCGTTTACACAATTTGTACCAGGGCATGTACACCTTAATCAGCTTAGTGAGCTTATGGGTGAGACAATAACCCAAGCCGGTGGCGTTCCAAAAGAATTTAATACCATTGCGATTGATGATGGTATTGCGATGGGGCACGGCGGTATGCTTTATTCGCTGCCTTCGCGCGATTTAATTGCTGATTCGGTTGAGTACATGGTAAATGGTCATTGTGCTGATGCGATGATCTGTATTTCAAACTGCGACAAAATTACGCCAGGAATGATGCTTGCAGCACTACGCTTAAACATTCCGGTAATATTTGTATCGGGCGGTCCAATGGAAGCGGGTAAAACTAAACTTGCTAACATCGACATTAAACTTGATTTAGTTGATGCCATGGTTAAAGGTGCTGATGAATCGGTAAGTGATGCAGATTCAGAGCAAGTAGAGCGTTCTGCGTGTCCTACATGTGGTTCGTGTTCAGGTATGTTTACTGCAAATTCAATGAACTGTTTGCTAGAAGCGATTGGTTTAGCATTGCCGGGTAACGGTACCACGCTTGCGACTCATAAAGACCGTAAACAACTGTATGTTGAAGCGGGTGCCCGTATTGTTGATTTATGTCGTGAGTATTACCAAAAAGACAATCAAGATGTATTGCCACGCGCTATTGCCAATAAAACAGCCTTTATGAATGCAATGGTTGTTGATATTGCAATGGGCGGCTCGTCAAATACCGTATTACATTTACTCGCTGCAGCGCAAGAAGCGGGCGTTGATTTTGATATGTCGCACATTGATGCGCTTTCTCGTAAAACACCGTTTTTATGTAAAGTTGCACCAGCAACACCAGAGTACCATATTGAAGATGTCCACCGTGCTGGTGGTATGATGGCAGTTGTTCGCGAGCTTGGTAAAGCAGGTTTAGTTGATATGTCGGTTAATCATGTCGCTGGGTCAACAATGGCTGAACTTGTTAAAAAATGGGATGCAACTGACCCTACGAACGAAGCGGCGCGCAAGTTTTATCGTGCAGGCCCTGCGGGCATTCGTACCACTAAAGCAATGAGCCAAGAGTGTCGTTGGGATGAAGGCGATAACGACCGTGTGAATGGGTGTATTCGAAGCGTTGAACACGCTTTTCGTCAAGACGGTGGCTTAGCTGTGCTTTCGGGGAATTTAGCCGTTGATGGTTGTGTTGTGAAAAGTGCAGGCGTCGTTGACGAAATGCTGCATTTTGAAGGCACCGCAGTAGTGTACGAATCACAAGATGATTCAGTAGAAGGGATTTTAAATAACGAAGTAAAAGCCGGCGATGTTGTTGTTATTCGTTATGAAGGGCCAAAAGGCGGCCCAGGGATGCAAGAAATGCTATACCCAACAAGCTACTTAAAATCGAAAGGCTTAGCTGAAAAATGCGCACTTATTACTGATGGTCGTTTCTCAGGTGGTACTTCGGGTTTATCAATTGGCCATGTGTCGCCAGAGGCTGCAAGTGGTGGTGCAATTGCTTATGTTGAAAATGGCGACAAAATCATTATTGATATCGCAACACGCGAAATTACGTTAGCGCTAAGCGATGAAGAACTTGAGGCACGTAAACAAAAGCAATTAGCACGCGGAAAAATGGCGTACAAACCAGTTGATCGTGAACGTTATGTGTCGTCTGCTTTAAAAGCCTATGCATTACTTGCAACGAGTGCCGATAAAGGCGCTGTTCGCGATTTAGCTAAATTGGAGGCGCTTAGTTAA
- the ilvA gene encoding threonine ammonia-lyase, biosynthetic, with protein MVSQELDYFRAIIQANMEPLAKVTEVSKMSELSKKLGNHVWLKREDQQPVYSFKLRGAYNKLNKLPKGSVVITASAGNHAQGVALSASHLGHQATIVMPVTTPEIKVSAVRALGGEVVLHGHHFDAAKAYALELTEQRNGIFVPPFDDPDVIVGQGTVARELMQQLNELDAVFIPVGGGGLLAGMAVYIKSLRPDIKVIGVEADESACLQAALKAGKPVELDRVGSFADGVAVKIIGTETFRLAQKFCDEVVTVTSDEICAAMQDIFVSTRAIAEPSGALATAGLKKWSQQSGLKGLHLAAVLSGANLNFDRLRYVAERTALGEKNEALLAVTIKEEKGSFKQFCASLGGRAITEFNYRYAGPGEAQIFVGIALRQGEQELNELKQDLTNNDYQFCDLSDNELAKLHVRYMVGGKAPEQLHERLLRFEFPEYPGALARFLDTLGSNWNITLFHYRNHGGSMGNVLAGFAIEPSQYEVFNEHLNRLGYSVQDETQNPCFSQFLTSKPQAEKAEKLASV; from the coding sequence ATGGTCTCTCAAGAGCTCGATTATTTTCGCGCTATTATTCAAGCAAACATGGAGCCTTTGGCTAAAGTTACTGAGGTTAGCAAAATGTCTGAACTCAGTAAAAAGCTAGGTAACCATGTTTGGTTAAAGCGTGAAGACCAACAGCCCGTGTATTCATTTAAATTACGCGGGGCGTATAACAAATTAAATAAATTACCTAAAGGTTCGGTGGTTATTACCGCTTCTGCGGGTAATCATGCTCAAGGGGTTGCATTAAGTGCATCTCACTTAGGGCATCAAGCCACCATTGTAATGCCAGTAACAACGCCTGAAATAAAAGTAAGCGCCGTACGCGCACTTGGCGGTGAAGTTGTATTACATGGGCATCATTTTGATGCAGCAAAAGCATACGCGCTTGAACTTACAGAGCAACGTAACGGTATATTTGTCCCACCATTTGATGATCCAGACGTCATTGTTGGTCAAGGCACTGTTGCGCGCGAGTTAATGCAGCAATTAAACGAGCTTGATGCTGTGTTTATTCCTGTTGGCGGTGGTGGCTTACTTGCTGGTATGGCGGTTTATATTAAATCGCTGCGTCCAGATATAAAAGTAATTGGCGTAGAAGCCGACGAAAGTGCGTGTTTACAAGCTGCACTTAAAGCGGGTAAGCCAGTAGAGCTTGATCGCGTTGGCAGTTTTGCCGATGGCGTAGCGGTTAAAATTATTGGCACTGAAACATTTCGTTTAGCGCAAAAGTTTTGCGATGAGGTTGTTACAGTAACTAGCGACGAAATATGTGCAGCCATGCAGGATATTTTTGTATCTACCCGTGCAATTGCAGAGCCTTCAGGTGCACTTGCAACGGCAGGGCTTAAAAAGTGGAGCCAACAATCGGGGTTAAAAGGGTTACATTTAGCGGCTGTTTTATCGGGTGCTAATTTAAACTTTGATCGCCTGCGTTATGTGGCAGAGCGTACTGCGCTGGGTGAAAAAAATGAAGCGTTATTAGCCGTTACAATCAAAGAAGAAAAAGGCAGTTTTAAACAGTTTTGTGCTTCTTTAGGTGGCCGTGCTATTACTGAGTTTAACTACCGTTATGCAGGACCTGGTGAAGCACAAATATTTGTCGGTATTGCCCTGCGTCAAGGTGAGCAAGAGCTTAATGAGTTAAAGCAAGACTTAACAAATAACGATTATCAATTTTGCGATCTGTCGGATAACGAACTCGCTAAATTACATGTACGTTATATGGTCGGCGGAAAAGCACCTGAGCAATTGCATGAACGCTTACTTCGCTTTGAATTTCCTGAGTATCCTGGGGCGCTTGCACGCTTTTTAGATACCTTAGGCAGTAATTGGAATATTACTTTATTTCATTATCGTAATCATGGTGGGTCGATGGGGAATGTGCTAGCAGGTTTTGCTATTGAGCCAAGTCAATATGAGGTGTTTAACGAGCATTTAAATCGCTTAGGTTATAGCGTACAAGATGAAACGCAAAACCCGTGTTTTAGCCAATTTTTAACATCAAAACCGCAAGCAGAAAAAGCTGAAAAACTCGCCTCAGTATAA
- a CDS encoding ABC transporter substrate-binding protein, giving the protein MLFKGLIIGLCFFCSHIVAQESVTLQLKWTHQFQFAGYYMAKQKGFYDEVGLDVIIKPANPMMPDTFEPVANNKAQFGVGHSGILQQRINGQPLVAMAAMLQFSPYCWMVKDTSDIFHPRNFANKRITGVSRKDATELMVMLKRSGVDTDRLKVYEGENPNQAWIENKLDAMQVYVTTEPYYMTQQGIAHRLICPQRYGMDVYADILFTSEYMLKKHPQTVEKFYQASLKGWRYAMMNMDEAINITQQVYAPSKSFHQLAFEAEVLKNYIMPPTTNLGHMSIAKWRLIADLYSIQQSKFDEVKASFIYKYQEPEAMQLSWMLIAAILVSIISIPLYIRLIFSKK; this is encoded by the coding sequence TTGCTATTTAAGGGATTAATTATTGGATTGTGCTTTTTTTGTAGCCATATAGTGGCGCAAGAATCAGTCACATTACAGCTAAAATGGACGCATCAATTTCAGTTTGCTGGTTATTATATGGCAAAACAAAAAGGCTTTTATGACGAAGTTGGCCTTGATGTAATTATTAAACCCGCTAATCCGATGATGCCCGATACCTTCGAACCTGTTGCCAATAATAAAGCACAGTTTGGTGTCGGTCATTCAGGTATTTTACAACAACGTATTAATGGTCAACCCCTTGTTGCTATGGCTGCCATGCTGCAGTTTTCACCTTACTGTTGGATGGTTAAAGATACTTCCGATATTTTCCATCCACGTAACTTTGCTAATAAACGCATTACTGGCGTAAGCCGTAAGGATGCTACCGAATTAATGGTTATGCTAAAGCGCAGCGGGGTAGATACTGATAGGCTTAAGGTTTATGAGGGGGAAAATCCAAATCAAGCATGGATTGAAAACAAGCTAGATGCGATGCAAGTATACGTCACTACTGAGCCTTATTATATGACCCAGCAAGGTATTGCGCATCGCCTTATTTGTCCGCAGCGATATGGTATGGATGTGTACGCTGATATTTTATTTACCAGCGAATATATGCTTAAAAAACACCCGCAAACCGTCGAGAAATTTTATCAGGCCAGTTTAAAAGGCTGGCGTTATGCGATGATGAACATGGATGAAGCAATTAATATTACGCAACAAGTATATGCGCCAAGTAAAAGTTTTCATCAGCTCGCTTTTGAGGCTGAAGTATTAAAAAATTACATAATGCCTCCTACAACCAACTTAGGGCATATGTCTATAGCAAAATGGCGTTTAATCGCGGATTTATATAGCATACAGCAAAGTAAATTTGATGAAGTTAAAGCAAGTTTTATATATAAATATCAAGAACCCGAAGCAATGCAATTATCTTGGATGCTCATAGCCGCTATTCTGGTGAGTATCATTTCGATACCTTTGTATATACGGCTGATTTTTAGCAAAAAATAA
- a CDS encoding methyltransferase, whose protein sequence is MTLAEQFFALDSLLLRNRQYWQCTAFDFNAIPWPKLQEVLNGLSDDQVTALDNDQSQLYQFFSQYINDLGELANLCELPGAELNRTDYPFWISNGIKGRKFDQLQDFVSALPNTKQPVLEWCAGKGHLGRMLAFNGASDVHSIELQQSLCEQGQKSAQQQGLAMHFSQADVLKDDITQFFNADMHAVALHACGGLHQTFMRQASLAKVQKISFSPCCYHLFTANEYLAMSEVAKQSTLKLTHRDLKLALQETVTAPSRLEKVRKTELEWRLGFDALRKSITNESHYVSVPSVNKAIFSDSFKSFCAWAAEKKDITLPQSTDYNQFLEVGQARKKITDRIELVRHVFRRAIEVWLVLDRALYLQQQGYQVSVNIFCEKQLTPRNILILASIH, encoded by the coding sequence ATGACTTTAGCTGAGCAATTCTTTGCCCTTGATTCACTTTTACTACGCAATCGCCAGTATTGGCAGTGTACTGCATTTGATTTTAACGCGATCCCGTGGCCAAAACTACAAGAGGTACTTAATGGGCTAAGTGACGATCAAGTTACTGCACTTGATAACGATCAAAGTCAGTTATATCAATTTTTTAGTCAATACATAAATGACCTTGGTGAACTTGCTAATTTGTGTGAACTACCAGGCGCGGAGTTAAACCGAACTGATTATCCATTTTGGATAAGTAACGGTATTAAAGGTCGTAAGTTTGATCAGTTACAAGATTTTGTATCGGCACTGCCTAATACTAAACAGCCAGTTTTAGAGTGGTGTGCTGGTAAAGGGCATTTAGGGCGAATGCTTGCTTTTAATGGCGCAAGTGATGTGCACAGTATTGAGCTGCAACAAAGCTTATGTGAGCAAGGGCAAAAAAGTGCACAGCAACAAGGCTTAGCAATGCACTTTAGCCAAGCAGATGTGCTAAAAGATGACATCACTCAATTTTTTAATGCTGATATGCATGCTGTAGCGCTGCACGCATGCGGTGGCTTGCACCAAACATTTATGCGCCAAGCAAGTTTAGCTAAAGTACAAAAAATTAGCTTTTCACCTTGTTGTTATCACCTATTTACGGCTAATGAATACCTTGCTATGAGTGAGGTTGCAAAGCAAAGTACGCTTAAGCTAACGCATCGTGATTTAAAGCTCGCATTGCAAGAAACCGTTACAGCGCCTTCTCGTCTGGAAAAAGTGCGTAAAACAGAATTAGAATGGCGACTCGGTTTTGACGCACTAAGAAAGTCGATTACGAATGAATCACACTACGTAAGCGTGCCTTCGGTTAATAAAGCAATATTCTCAGATTCGTTCAAATCATTCTGCGCATGGGCTGCTGAAAAAAAAGATATAACGTTACCTCAATCTACTGATTATAATCAGTTTTTAGAAGTGGGGCAGGCGCGAAAAAAAATAACTGACCGAATTGAACTGGTTCGACATGTGTTCCGAAGAGCAATTGAGGTTTGGCTTGTGCTCGATCGTGCTTTATATTTGCAGCAGCAAGGTTATCAGGTGAGTGTTAATATTTTTTGCGAGAAGCAGTTAACGCCTCGTAATATTTTAATTCTTGCCAGTATCCATTAA
- the can gene encoding carbonate dehydratase, whose product MRKLKNLFENNKRWAARTSEADPDFFKILSMQQNPEYLWIGCSDSRVPANQIVDLLPGELFVHRNVANVVVHTDHNCLSVMQYAVEVLKVKHIMVVGHYGCGGVQAVLSNAKFGFIDNWLRHVGDVKEKHLEQLNAMPESERLSRLIELNVIEQVRNVCRTNIVQDAWERGQELSVHGWVYGLENGHLHDLESVVTCASEETQSYKRAVQHVLKKVGESK is encoded by the coding sequence ATGAGAAAGTTAAAAAATTTATTCGAAAATAATAAACGCTGGGCTGCTCGTACAAGCGAAGCCGACCCTGACTTTTTTAAAATTTTATCAATGCAACAAAATCCTGAATATTTATGGATTGGTTGTTCTGACTCTCGTGTACCTGCTAATCAAATAGTTGATTTACTACCAGGCGAATTATTTGTACATCGTAACGTTGCTAACGTGGTTGTACACACTGACCATAACTGTTTGTCGGTTATGCAGTACGCTGTGGAAGTATTAAAAGTAAAACACATTATGGTTGTGGGGCATTACGGTTGTGGTGGCGTACAAGCCGTTTTAAGCAATGCAAAATTTGGCTTTATTGACAACTGGCTGCGCCATGTAGGTGATGTAAAAGAAAAGCACCTTGAGCAACTTAACGCAATGCCAGAAAGCGAGCGCTTAAGCCGTCTTATTGAGTTAAACGTAATCGAACAAGTACGTAATGTATGTCGTACTAACATTGTGCAAGACGCGTGGGAGCGCGGGCAAGAGCTCAGTGTTCATGGTTGGGTTTATGGTTTAGAAAATGGGCACCTTCATGATTTGGAGTCGGTTGTAACGTGCGCCAGCGAGGAAACACAAAGTTATAAAAGAGCAGTACAGCACGTGCTTAAAAAAGTAGGTGAGAGTAAATAA
- a CDS encoding NAD(P)H-binding protein, whose amino-acid sequence MTKTAILIGATGLVGNELLHKLLNSDRYIKVVTLSRRALPITHAKLVNHVIDFEKLTQYVELFKGDVLFSCLGTTRKQAGSTQAQRRVDVDYQFIAAQLAASNGISHYCLVSSSGANAHSNSPYLKMKGELEQHIKALAFDKISIFQPSLLLGDREQFRVAERIGSVIFPVITRLPFLKRYKPITGKQVAQKILSVSLAQQVKLSYYVLDELLE is encoded by the coding sequence ATGACTAAGACGGCGATATTAATAGGTGCTACAGGTTTGGTCGGTAATGAGTTGCTACATAAGCTACTTAATAGCGATCGTTATATCAAAGTGGTTACGTTAAGTCGTCGGGCTTTGCCTATTACACACGCAAAGTTAGTTAATCACGTTATTGATTTTGAAAAATTAACTCAATACGTTGAGCTTTTTAAAGGTGACGTATTGTTCTCGTGTTTAGGCACAACACGTAAGCAAGCAGGCTCAACCCAAGCTCAGCGCAGAGTTGATGTTGATTATCAGTTTATAGCCGCGCAACTGGCGGCAAGTAATGGCATCTCACATTACTGTTTAGTGTCATCAAGTGGTGCTAATGCACACAGTAATAGCCCTTATTTAAAAATGAAGGGTGAGCTTGAACAGCATATTAAAGCACTCGCTTTTGACAAAATAAGTATTTTTCAACCGTCGTTGCTATTAGGTGATCGTGAGCAGTTTAGAGTGGCAGAAAGAATAGGCAGTGTTATTTTCCCTGTTATTACACGACTCCCGTTTTTAAAACGCTATAAACCAATAACGGGTAAGCAAGTGGCGCAAAAAATACTGAGTGTGAGTTTAGCGCAGCAGGTTAAGTTATCTTACTATGTACTTGATGAGCTACTTGAATAA
- the ubiK gene encoding ubiquinone biosynthesis accessory factor UbiK yields the protein MINPAKLEEIAKQITSNMPQGVKNLAETLEGKTKQVLQNKLAEMDFVSREEFDVQSQVLIRTREKLTELEAKVALLEQQLSTETDAE from the coding sequence ATGATCAATCCAGCAAAACTTGAAGAAATTGCTAAACAAATCACTAGCAATATGCCACAAGGTGTAAAAAACCTAGCAGAAACACTCGAAGGTAAAACAAAGCAAGTTTTACAAAACAAGCTTGCTGAGATGGACTTTGTGAGCCGTGAAGAATTTGATGTGCAAAGCCAAGTACTTATTCGTACTCGCGAAAAGCTAACTGAACTCGAAGCTAAAGTAGCATTACTTGAGCAACAACTTAGCACTGAGACTGACGCTGAATAA